The stretch of DNA TATTTCGCAGCAGCATGGGTAGACTTTTCGAGGTGATAACGTTCATCAACTTCGCTATTGACTTCCAGACCATAATAAACGGCTGTTTCTTTCATGAACTGCCAAAGGCCTTTGGCGCCAGCGGAGGAAGTCGCATTGCGCAGGTTACTCTCTGCTATGGCCAGGTATTTGAAGTCGTCGGGTACACCTTCCTCTGCCAAGATTTTCTCAATAATAGGGAAGTATTTATAGGTATTCTTAATGTTGAGTAAAGTGGTAGAATGCCAATAAGTATTGACGGATAATTCCCTGTCCATTCGTTCGTAAACATCAGGGTTTTCCATTGGGACTTGTTCGCCTGCCAATGAAAACTTTTTATCTAAATCCATTGCCCTGATCACCTGAGGAATTTTTGCACTTTCGGTGGTAGCAGCAATGGCAGTAGTTGACTGGTCTTCTTTTTTGTTGCCATAGGAAGCAAAGACTACAATGGTCAGAAAAGAGGCGAGTAGGAGGGTGTAATTTTGCAAAGCCTTTTGCATGGTTTACTATGTTTACAGGATTATTAAACGAAATCTAGTGTTGTTATATGGACAACAAGATACGCATATCCGCTTAATTTTTCAATCCTGTTTAATTCTCTGGCAATTTTGTGGGTAAGCAATGAATAGAAGCTACTGTATCTTTAAGGGATTCTGCTTCTGCTTTAACCAGTAAAAATTGCCAAAGAAGAAAATCATCAGAGAACTTCCTCTTTAAGGTGCACGTTTTTTGTCTTTGCTAGACTGACTCTCCAATAGCCCTCGCTTCTACATGGGTGACGTTTTTCTCATTCAAGTACATGAAAACGCGAAAAGCATTATTATCTGTCACTAGTAAACCAATTAAATAGCTGTCGCCAGCCTTAATTGCGTCCCCAATGTGCAATAACTTGAACCCTTGGACGGGATTGTTTTCAAAGAAAGCGGCAAGTTTGGCTTCTGCTTGTGTAGTAGTGAATACGCCATCTACATTTGGCAAAAATAACCTCACCTCTTTTGTCGGCGTGAAATGTTCAGCTATTGAGACGGCCTCTCCTTTATCCCAGCCTTTGACAACAGCTTCTAAATCATTAGGTTTGGGCCAAAACAAGATGGCTAAACCTGCAAATAACAAACCGATAATACCGGTTGTGATAACCTGTCTCATTTCATAAATATTTGGTGAATAATTAGATAAGCTTTCTTACCCATCGTATCCCAAGTTATTCCCAAATAAGTAGGTTTGAAATGAATTTGGTCAATTCCTTGAATGATAATCGTCACTCTTCCTTGCAAAAGATTAAGTTTGCAAGCTTAGAATATTTCCCATGTGATAGCAAGTGCGACAGCGAGCCTCGTATCGATCTTTTTCGCCCAGCACAACCGTATTTTCATCGGCAGTTAAACGATAAGAATGCGTAGCCAGGTTACCGCAATGTTGGCAAATAGCATGTACCTTGGTAATGTATTCAGCCACGGCAAGCAAGTTTGGGATGGGGCCAAATGGCCGCCCTTTAAAATCCATGTCCAATCCTGCAATGATGATCCTAATTCCTCGCAAAGCTAGTTTTTGGCAATTTTCAGTTAGGTCTAAATCAAAAAACTGCGCTTCGTCTATGCCCACCACATTGACACCATCTGTCAATTCCAATAATTTAGATGAATGAGAAATTGGTGTCGATAAAATAAAATTGGCATCATGAGATACAACTTTAGCATCATCATAACGTTTATCTACCGCGGGTTTGAATATTTCGACCTTTTGATTGGCAATTTTGGCTCGTTTCAAACGTCGAATTAATTCCTCTGTTTTTCCGGAAAACATGGATCCACAGACCACTTCGATCCATCCACTTCGTTGGCCTTTAAAATGAGGTTCTAAAAACATACCTAATATATTTGTATTTGCAGTTTGAAAAGATAAACAAGAAGTCTAACTTTGGAAGCTTTAAAATTAAATTATTTCAAATTTTTCCCCGGCATTGTCCGAAAACAATTAATATGAACTTGCAACAAGCTAAAATCCTGCTCGAAAAGATAAACTCTTTGTACAAAAGTATCAGCATGGACGAAGGAGAAATGGCCTCTATCGAAAGAGACCTCATGCTAAGCTATATTCGCCAATTGTATGAAACCTTTCGGCAATTGAACCCCGAAGAGGGCTTGAATAGAGATAACAACCAAGCTGCAAAGGTAAAGCAAAATCCGAATTTGGAAATTACAAATGAAGCTGCCATTATACCTCCTGTTCGCAAGTACACGCCACCAAAGATTATAGAAATCCCTGATACTCCGAAAGAGTCACCCGCACCACTAAGGAAGGAGACACCTCTCCCACCGGTAGCAGCAGCCCCCACACCTGTTCCAGCCCCTGCGGTACAAATGCCTCCACCTCCACCAATTGATACCCCAGCCCCCAGTCCCAAACCTGCTCCTGCAAGCAAGTCAACCCGTTCCATTAATCCAAAGGTTAAAGCGCTTTTCGTCTATAAAGAGGCCAAAGAATTATCGGAAAAGCTCAGCTCACAGCCGATCAAAGATCTCACTCGCTCCATGGCCATTAATGACCGCTTGCTTTACGAAAATGATTTGTTTAACAAAAGTAAAGATGCGCTAAATGAGGCCCTCAAACAATTGAATAGTCTATCGAGTATGGATGAAGCACAGCCATTGTTAGAGGATTTTGCCTTAGAAAACGATTGGGTAAATGAAGAAAAAGCGGATACCGCTATTGCATTTATTAAATTGGTTCGAAGGCGCTATTTGTAAAGTGGAACCTTGACCTTTGTCGATAAATTTGTGTTCCACTAAACCAGTCACTTGCATAAATGGTTGAATAAACATAACTTATTTTTTCATTACAGTGGCTTATGGGTACCAATAAGATTTCAGATAGATTAATTGACAGTTTGAGTCTACCTTTTAAAATGGTGGCTACCTTATGGGGTATCCAGGTTTTTCAGTGGCTTTTAGGACTGAAATTGGGCTTTTTAGGGGTATTCCCGCAGAAAATATTCGGCCTCAAAGGCATTCTTTTTTCTCCGCTAATTCATGGTGATTTCGGGCATTTACTGTCCAATACTCCTCCCTTATTTGTACTCAGTGCCCTCATTTTGTTTTTTTATAAGAAAGTAGCGATTCGTTCTTTTGCAATGATCTATTTCCTGACAGGCCTGGCGGTATGGTTATTTGGACGCCCTGTTTTCCATATCGGGGCAAGTGGAGTGATCTATGGACTAGTTGCCTTCGTTTTTTGGAGTGGCATTTTTCGCCGTAATTTCAAGTCTATTGCACTGGCCTTGCTTGTTGTATTTTACTATGGATCTATGGTCCTCGGTGTGCTCCCCGGACAAGAAGGCATCAGCTGGGAAAGTCATTTGTTGGGTGGCCTAGTTGGTATTTTTGTCGCCTGGTGGTATAAAGAAACAATCGAAAAAGACGAAGAACGAGAAACCTATTCCTGGGAGGCAGAACCTGAACTTCCACCACGCCCCTTCTTTGAGCATGATTTGTTTGAAAAGACCAAAGCTGAGCGCGAGAAAGAACAACAAGCGCAAAACAGGACCGACTGGTTTTAAACAGTAATTTATTTATAAAATTATAAGACTTGTGTATACATTGAATAGCGGATTTAACTATTTTTGCTTTGAGATTTCTACCCTCACTCTCTGAATTGCCATGTGCGGCAGTCATCCCCCTTTTTACAACGGAAAAGTATTTAGACTGAAATGATGCAGATCAATTCATCTGTTGCAACTAGTTGGCTTTCAAAGTAACTAATTGCTTGGTTTTGAGTATACCATTTCAGTATTATTTCACAGGACACTTGTGTAAAGGTGGTTGCAGTAGCTGTGAAGACACTAAGAAAAATCCCATGACTTTAAAAAATAGAAGTATGTACAACAGACTTTTACTTAGCTTTATCCTGGTTGGCCTTTCCTTTTTTGCAAATGCTCAAATATTAGATACGGACAACTATAGGACCTACGATGGGTCCTTTAATAATTTAAACCAAACCGATTGGGGAGCCGCAGGTAGCAATCTTTTGCGCCTGGTACCTGCCACTTTTGCTGATGGCATTAGTACGCCCACAGGCGAAAATAGGCCCAATCCGAGAACGATAAGCAATACCTTGTTTTCTCAAGAGAATCCCATAAATGATCCACTCAATTTGAGCGATTTTTGTTGGGTATTCGGCCAATTTATTGACCACGATTTGAGCATCACACCTGATGGGGCAGAACCTGCCTTCATTAAAGTCCCAACGGGTGATCCCCATTTTGATCCGCTCTTTCAAGGCACAGCAGTGATCCCTATGCACCGTAGTGCATACGATCATCTGAGTGGTATAGGACCTGATAATCCGCGACAGCATCCCAATCTCATTACTGCCTTTATTGATGGGTCTGGTGTATATGGCTCTGATGAGCAACGTGCCAATTGGCTTCGAACTTTTACGGGAGGTAAGTTAAAAGTATCAACGGGTAATTTACTGCCTTTTAATACGGTGGATGGAGAATTCACGAGTGAGTTGGACGTTAATGCACCAGTCATGGATAATCCCACCCATATTAGTGAAAAAATGTATGTTGCTGGTGATGTCAGGGCAAATGAAAACCCTTTACTGTTATCTTTCCACACCTTATTTGTTCGGGAACATAATCGTCTTTGTGATCAATTGATCGTAAAGCATCCCAATTGGACAGATGAGGAATTATATCAATATGCCAGAAAATTGGTAGGAGGTCTAATTCAATCTATTGTATTTGACGAATGGTTGCCAGCAATGGGCGTTGACCTGCCTGCCTACCAAGGCTATAATGAAACGGTGAATCCTCAACTTTCGAATGTGTTTACTGCTGCTGCTTTTCGCTTGGGGCATACCCTTTTGAATAGCACCCTCCGAAGAATTGGCAACGATGGAGAAGTCATTCCACAAGGAAATCTAGCACTTCAGGACGCTTTTTTCAACATATATGTTTTTTTAGAAACAGGAGACATTGATCCATTTTTTAAGGGGATGGCCACTCAAATCCAACAAAATATGGATCCGAAGTTGATCAATGATGTGCGCAATTTTCTATTTGGCCCTCCAGGAGCGGGAGGATTGGATTTGGCAGCGATCAATATCAATAGAGGCCGCGAGCGGGGATTGCCTGATTTTAATGGCGTTAGAGCAGCTTTAGGCCTTACACCATACGCTTTTTTCCAACAGATTAATTCGGATGCAGGTGTCTTTACCAGGCTGCTTTCTATGTATGCCGATATCCATAATATAGATCCTTGGGTTGGGATGTT from Saprospiraceae bacterium encodes:
- a CDS encoding transglycosylase SLT domain-containing protein, giving the protein MQKALQNYTLLLASFLTIVVFASYGNKKEDQSTTAIAATTESAKIPQVIRAMDLDKKFSLAGEQVPMENPDVYERMDRELSVNTYWHSTTLLNIKNTYKYFPIIEKILAEEGVPDDFKYLAIAESNLRNATSSAGAKGLWQFMKETAVYYGLEVNSEVDERYHLEKSTHAAAKYIKNYYKQFGSWTLSAAAYNMGGPRLKKEMDVQRGERYYDLNLNDETDRYVFRVIAIKEVIGNPERFGFYLDNDEGYEPMTDFSTVEVDGPIPNLGDFARKNGISYRALKVYNPWLRSTSLTNAAHKTYVLKIPNKKF
- a CDS encoding DUF4783 domain-containing protein — translated: MRQVITTGIIGLLFAGLAILFWPKPNDLEAVVKGWDKGEAVSIAEHFTPTKEVRLFLPNVDGVFTTTQAEAKLAAFFENNPVQGFKLLHIGDAIKAGDSYLIGLLVTDNNAFRVFMYLNEKNVTHVEARAIGESV
- a CDS encoding thymidine kinase — its product is MFLEPHFKGQRSGWIEVVCGSMFSGKTEELIRRLKRAKIANQKVEIFKPAVDKRYDDAKVVSHDANFILSTPISHSSKLLELTDGVNVVGIDEAQFFDLDLTENCQKLALRGIRIIIAGLDMDFKGRPFGPIPNLLAVAEYITKVHAICQHCGNLATHSYRLTADENTVVLGEKDRYEARCRTCYHMGNILSLQT
- a CDS encoding rhomboid family intramembrane serine protease, producing MGTNKISDRLIDSLSLPFKMVATLWGIQVFQWLLGLKLGFLGVFPQKIFGLKGILFSPLIHGDFGHLLSNTPPLFVLSALILFFYKKVAIRSFAMIYFLTGLAVWLFGRPVFHIGASGVIYGLVAFVFWSGIFRRNFKSIALALLVVFYYGSMVLGVLPGQEGISWESHLLGGLVGIFVAWWYKETIEKDEERETYSWEAEPELPPRPFFEHDLFEKTKAEREKEQQAQNRTDWF